From Bacillus basilensis, a single genomic window includes:
- the murE gene encoding UDP-N-acetylmuramoyl-L-alanyl-D-glutamate--2,6-diaminopimelate ligase, with translation MKLHTLVSCLHDFPVVPKENPEITSIEADSRKVKEGSLFVCMKGYTVDSHDFAKQAAAQGAAAIVAERPIDVDVPVVLVKNTFRSLAVLADYFYGQPTHKLHLIGITGTNGKTTTSHIMDEIMRAHGHKTGLIGTINMKIGDETFEVKNTTPDALTLQQTFSKMVEHSVDSTVMEVSSHALDLGRVHGCDYDVAVFTNLTQDHLDYHKTMEEYKHAKGLLFAQLGNSYNHNREKYAVLNNDDAVTEEYMRSTAATVVTYGIDTTSDIMAKDIVMTSGGTTFTLVTPYESVNVTMKLIGKFNVYNVLAATAAGLVSGVSLETVIDVIKNLAGVPGRFEVVDGGQNYTVIVDYAHTPDSLENVLKTAKQFAKGDVYCIVGCGGDRDRTKRPIMASVATKYATHAIYTSDNPRSEEPGAILDDMVQGANGNNYEVIIDRKEAIYHAIANAKAEDIIIIAGKGHETYQIIGKDVHHFDDREVAKEAITERLNNEE, from the coding sequence ATGAAGTTGCATACACTTGTATCATGTTTGCATGATTTTCCAGTTGTTCCAAAAGAAAATCCAGAAATTACATCTATAGAAGCTGATTCACGTAAAGTGAAAGAAGGAAGCTTATTTGTATGTATGAAAGGGTATACGGTTGATAGCCATGATTTTGCTAAGCAAGCAGCGGCACAAGGAGCGGCTGCTATTGTTGCGGAAAGACCAATTGATGTTGACGTTCCAGTTGTACTTGTGAAAAATACTTTTCGTTCGTTAGCGGTTTTAGCTGATTATTTTTATGGTCAACCAACGCACAAGTTACATTTAATCGGAATTACAGGTACAAATGGAAAGACAACAACATCGCATATTATGGATGAGATTATGCGCGCACATGGTCATAAAACAGGGCTAATTGGAACGATTAATATGAAAATCGGTGATGAAACATTTGAGGTGAAAAATACAACGCCAGATGCACTAACACTTCAACAGACGTTTTCAAAAATGGTTGAACACAGTGTGGATAGCACAGTAATGGAAGTTTCGTCGCATGCTTTAGATCTTGGTCGTGTACACGGATGTGATTACGATGTAGCAGTGTTTACAAATTTAACACAAGATCATTTAGACTATCATAAAACGATGGAAGAATATAAACATGCAAAAGGGTTGTTATTTGCACAACTTGGCAATAGTTATAACCATAATCGTGAAAAGTACGCGGTACTGAATAACGATGATGCTGTAACAGAGGAGTACATGAGAAGTACTGCAGCAACTGTTGTAACGTATGGAATTGATACAACAAGTGATATTATGGCCAAAGATATCGTTATGACGAGTGGTGGAACTACGTTTACGCTTGTAACACCGTATGAAAGTGTAAATGTTACGATGAAATTGATTGGGAAATTTAATGTATATAACGTACTAGCGGCAACAGCGGCAGGACTTGTTTCCGGTGTAAGTTTAGAAACGGTCATTGATGTGATAAAGAATCTAGCTGGAGTTCCAGGACGTTTTGAAGTGGTTGATGGTGGACAAAATTATACAGTTATTGTTGATTATGCACATACGCCAGATAGCTTAGAGAATGTATTGAAAACAGCAAAACAGTTTGCAAAAGGTGACGTATATTGTATCGTCGGTTGTGGCGGTGATAGAGATCGTACAAAGAGACCAATCATGGCAAGTGTCGCAACAAAATATGCAACTCATGCAATTTACACTTCAGATAATCCAAGAAGTGAAGAGCCGGGGGCTATTTTAGATGATATGGTACAGGGTGCAAATGGGAATAATTATGAAGTGATTATTGATAGAAAAGAAGCGATATACCATGCAATTGCTAACGCGAAAGCTGAAGACATCATTATTATTGCTGGTAAAGGTCATGAAACGTATCAAATTATTGGAAAAGACGTTCATCATTTTGACGATCGTGAAGTCGCTAAAGAAGCAATTACAGAGCGTTTAAACAACGAAGAGTAA
- a CDS encoding stage V sporulation protein D has protein sequence MRVSNVTVRKRLIFILISGILIFTIIDIRLGYVQFFLGNMLTDRAKDSWSRNITFEPERGKILDRNGVELATNKSAPTVFVVPRQIEKPAETAEKLAAVLGVEKDEVYKRITKKESIVRLDKGGRKISHDKAKEVRGLSLKGVYIAEDSIRYYPFGNFLSHVLGFAGSDNQGLMGLEKYYDKELNGDDGHVRFFADAKGQRMPNVGDDFKKPEAGLNLGLTIDARINRIMEREMNIAESTYNPDGMIAIAMNPKNGEILGMSSRPSFDPADFQSVSPEVYNRNLPVWSTYEPGSTFKIITLAAALNENLVDLEKDTFYDDGAAEVGGARLKCWKAGGHGSQTFLEVVQNSCNPGFIELGDRLGKDRLFKYIRNFGFGQKTGIDLQGEGSGILFNLDKVGPVEQATTSFGQGVSVTPIQQVAAVAAAVNGGTLYQPYIAKEFIDPKNNQVVSKKTPVEKRKVISKETSEKVRYALENVVAKGSGKGAFIDGYRVGGKTGTAQKVKDGKYLENNYIVSFIGFAPADDPEIVVYVAVDNPKGVTQFGGVVAAPIVGNILRDALPVMGVKPRKEQVEREYKWGDIPTVEVPNLIGMKKKDLQTQLVDLKLDISGDGEKVIKQSPEAGAKVKEGSKIRIYFGN, from the coding sequence ATGCGTGTATCAAATGTAACAGTTAGAAAACGACTTATTTTTATACTCATATCAGGTATACTTATTTTCACTATCATCGATATTCGTCTTGGATATGTGCAATTTTTTCTTGGCAATATGTTAACGGATCGTGCGAAGGATTCATGGAGTCGTAATATTACTTTTGAACCTGAACGTGGGAAAATTTTAGACCGAAATGGTGTGGAACTTGCCACAAATAAAAGTGCCCCAACTGTCTTTGTTGTACCGAGGCAAATTGAAAAACCAGCAGAGACTGCAGAGAAGTTAGCTGCAGTATTAGGTGTGGAAAAAGATGAGGTTTATAAGCGAATTACAAAAAAAGAATCGATTGTAAGGTTAGATAAAGGCGGAAGGAAAATATCACATGATAAAGCGAAAGAGGTACGAGGATTAAGTTTGAAAGGTGTTTATATCGCAGAGGACTCTATCCGGTACTATCCATTTGGAAACTTTCTATCACACGTATTAGGGTTTGCAGGTAGTGATAACCAAGGTCTTATGGGACTAGAAAAATATTATGATAAAGAGCTAAATGGTGATGATGGTCATGTGCGTTTTTTTGCGGATGCAAAAGGACAAAGGATGCCTAATGTTGGCGATGATTTCAAAAAACCAGAAGCTGGTTTGAATTTAGGTTTAACAATTGATGCACGTATTAATAGAATTATGGAAAGAGAAATGAATATTGCAGAGTCGACATATAATCCAGATGGTATGATTGCGATCGCAATGAATCCGAAAAATGGTGAAATTTTAGGTATGTCGAGTCGGCCGAGCTTTGATCCAGCGGATTTTCAAAGTGTTTCTCCAGAAGTGTATAATAGAAATTTACCGGTATGGAGTACGTATGAGCCTGGTTCAACATTTAAGATCATTACGTTAGCCGCAGCCTTGAATGAAAATTTAGTAGACTTAGAGAAAGATACGTTTTATGATGATGGAGCAGCTGAAGTTGGTGGAGCTAGATTGAAATGCTGGAAAGCGGGAGGCCATGGTAGCCAAACGTTTTTAGAAGTAGTTCAAAACTCTTGTAACCCGGGATTTATTGAACTGGGTGATCGTCTTGGTAAAGACCGATTGTTTAAATACATTCGTAATTTCGGTTTTGGGCAGAAAACCGGAATCGATTTGCAAGGTGAAGGTAGTGGGATTTTATTTAATTTAGATAAAGTCGGTCCGGTCGAACAAGCAACCACTTCATTCGGTCAAGGCGTTTCTGTAACACCAATTCAACAAGTAGCAGCAGTAGCAGCGGCTGTAAATGGTGGAACATTGTATCAACCGTATATAGCTAAAGAATTTATTGATCCGAAAAATAATCAAGTTGTAAGTAAAAAGACACCTGTGGAAAAAAGAAAAGTTATTTCCAAGGAAACTTCAGAAAAAGTTCGGTATGCATTAGAGAATGTTGTAGCAAAGGGATCTGGTAAAGGTGCTTTCATTGATGGGTATCGTGTAGGTGGAAAAACAGGTACGGCTCAAAAGGTGAAAGATGGTAAATATTTAGAGAATAATTATATAGTATCTTTTATCGGCTTTGCTCCAGCAGATGATCCGGAAATTGTTGTCTATGTTGCTGTTGATAATCCGAAAGGTGTAACGCAATTTGGTGGAGTAGTAGCAGCTCCAATTGTTGGGAATATTCTTCGGGATGCACTTCCTGTTATGGGAGTGAAACCGAGAAAAGAACAAGTTGAGAGAGAATATAAATGGGGCGATATACCAACTGTGGAAGTTCCGAATTTAATTGGTATGAAAAAGAAAGACTTACAGACGCAACTCGTCGATTTGAAGCTTGATATAAGTGGAGATGGAGAGAAAGTCATTAAACAATCCCCAGAAGCAGGAGCTAAAGTGAAAGAAGGCTCAAAAATTAGAATTTACTTCGGGAATTAA
- a CDS encoding penicillin-binding protein gives MILFLLLFLLLLARFFYIQATGTVHNQDLNELAKQKHSKTGVLEANRGTIYDQNGHVLAQDANSYKLVAELKGAKPVENKEDTAKKIAGVLGKDEEKILATLNKKDKSQVEFGTLGKDLTKEQKEQIEALKLPGISFITENARVYPNGDFASYVIGHAKPNEKGTSVGQFGLEQSLDKYLSASNGKVAYTGDRKGVSLDGGKVNVEAPKNGDNAYLTIDQRIQSYLEDAMKEASKHYEPENLIGIVADPKTGKILGMSSKPSYDPNDRQIEYFFNDAIANAFEPGSTMKIFTLAAAINEGVYKGQDYYQSGTYPVGNRKIKDHNGGAGWGSITFDEGVERSSNVAFAILGDQKLGPERFRKYIHSFGLDEKTNIDLPGEGSNTIVFEQQIQQVTTAFGQGSTVTPIQLVQAATAIANDGKMMKPYTIDKIVDPITGEVKLEHKPEEVGKPVTKETAAQVRQLLERVVTSPKGTGTAYKVDGYSVGGKTGTAQIPDGKGGYMTGRENYIFSFLGMAPMDDPQLVVYVAVKQPKLKDDENGAQPLADIFKYVTKNSLEYLKIKPNEVKDPKKYVKEQQTAVPDVTEKTMEEAKKAIEKAKLRPIVLGEGKVQQQVPKATEQTLKGDRVFLVGDKPTMPNIQGWALRDVMNLAKTLKLNLKPTGTGYVTEQSVAEGTLLQPGTELGVTLVPPLEPQQEAEKP, from the coding sequence ATGATTTTATTCCTCCTGCTCTTTTTGCTGTTATTAGCCCGATTTTTTTACATACAAGCGACAGGAACAGTGCATAATCAGGATTTGAATGAACTTGCTAAGCAAAAACATAGTAAAACAGGAGTACTGGAAGCAAACCGCGGGACGATTTATGATCAAAACGGTCATGTGTTAGCGCAAGATGCAAACTCTTATAAACTTGTAGCGGAACTAAAAGGTGCGAAGCCGGTTGAGAATAAAGAGGACACTGCAAAGAAAATTGCGGGAGTACTCGGAAAAGATGAAGAGAAGATTTTAGCTACATTAAATAAAAAAGATAAAAGTCAAGTCGAATTTGGAACGCTAGGTAAAGATTTGACGAAAGAACAGAAAGAACAAATAGAAGCATTGAAATTACCGGGAATATCTTTTATTACTGAAAATGCAAGAGTGTATCCAAACGGTGATTTTGCATCTTACGTTATAGGTCATGCGAAGCCGAATGAAAAGGGAACCTCGGTAGGTCAATTTGGCTTAGAACAAAGTTTGGATAAATATTTAAGTGCTTCTAACGGGAAAGTAGCTTATACAGGGGATCGTAAGGGTGTATCGCTAGATGGTGGAAAAGTGAACGTAGAGGCACCTAAAAACGGAGATAACGCGTATTTAACGATAGATCAACGTATTCAAAGTTATTTAGAAGATGCGATGAAAGAAGCGAGTAAACATTATGAACCAGAAAATTTAATAGGGATTGTTGCGGATCCAAAAACAGGAAAAATATTAGGGATGTCTAGTAAACCTAGTTATGATCCAAATGATCGTCAAATTGAATATTTCTTCAATGACGCAATTGCAAATGCATTTGAACCTGGATCAACAATGAAAATTTTCACGCTAGCAGCAGCTATTAATGAAGGTGTGTATAAGGGACAAGATTATTATCAGTCTGGTACATATCCTGTCGGGAACCGAAAAATAAAAGATCATAACGGCGGTGCTGGATGGGGATCTATCACGTTTGATGAAGGGGTAGAGCGTTCTTCCAACGTAGCGTTTGCAATTTTAGGGGATCAAAAACTTGGTCCAGAACGTTTCCGGAAATATATTCATAGCTTTGGATTAGATGAAAAAACGAATATTGATTTACCTGGTGAAGGTTCAAATACCATTGTATTCGAGCAGCAAATACAGCAGGTAACAACAGCTTTTGGACAAGGTTCTACTGTAACACCAATTCAGCTTGTACAAGCTGCAACTGCTATTGCAAATGATGGGAAAATGATGAAGCCTTATACAATTGATAAAATTGTAGATCCAATAACAGGAGAAGTAAAATTAGAACATAAGCCAGAAGAAGTGGGAAAACCTGTTACAAAAGAAACAGCAGCGCAAGTAAGACAGTTATTAGAACGCGTTGTTACATCGCCGAAAGGAACAGGAACCGCTTATAAAGTCGATGGATATTCAGTTGGTGGTAAAACGGGGACAGCACAAATTCCGGATGGAAAAGGTGGCTATATGACAGGAAGAGAGAATTATATATTCTCATTCTTAGGGATGGCACCTATGGACGATCCACAACTTGTTGTGTATGTAGCTGTTAAACAGCCAAAATTGAAAGATGATGAGAATGGCGCACAGCCTTTAGCTGATATTTTTAAATATGTAACAAAAAATAGTTTAGAGTATTTAAAGATTAAGCCTAATGAAGTGAAAGATCCGAAGAAATATGTGAAAGAGCAGCAAACTGCTGTTCCGGATGTAACAGAAAAAACGATGGAAGAAGCGAAAAAAGCCATTGAAAAGGCAAAACTTCGTCCAATCGTATTAGGTGAAGGGAAAGTACAGCAACAAGTACCGAAAGCGACTGAGCAAACATTGAAGGGTGACCGAGTTTTCTTAGTAGGAGATAAACCTACAATGCCAAATATACAAGGCTGGGCACTGCGTGATGTTATGAATTTAGCAAAAACATTAAAGCTTAACCTAAAACCTACTGGTACCGGATATGTAACCGAACAAAGTGTGGCAGAAGGAACATTGTTACAACCTGGTACAGAGTTAGGGGTAACACTTGTACCGCCACTTGAACCACAACAAGAAGCAGAAAAACCGTAA
- the ftsL gene encoding cell division protein FtsL, with amino-acid sequence MSNLAVKYKQQAQEEVQIQTPPQQMAQPKAKAKITRIEKLLYVAFIGFLLYACVAFIGNKAGLYQVNVEAATIEQKIVQQQKENQELQAEVEKLSRYERIAEVAKKHGLEINANNVKGLK; translated from the coding sequence ATGAGTAACTTAGCTGTAAAGTACAAACAACAAGCGCAAGAAGAGGTACAGATTCAAACGCCCCCACAGCAGATGGCCCAGCCAAAAGCTAAAGCGAAGATTACAAGAATCGAAAAACTGTTGTATGTAGCGTTTATTGGCTTTTTATTGTATGCCTGTGTAGCGTTTATTGGAAATAAAGCAGGCCTTTATCAAGTTAATGTAGAAGCAGCGACGATAGAACAAAAAATTGTGCAGCAACAAAAAGAAAATCAAGAATTACAGGCTGAAGTAGAGAAGTTAAGTCGTTATGAACGAATCGCTGAAGTTGCAAAAAAACATGGGCTAGAAATTAATGCGAATAATGTGAAAGGCCTCAAATAA
- the rsmH gene encoding 16S rRNA (cytosine(1402)-N(4))-methyltransferase RsmH, producing the protein MFKHVTVLLKETVDGLDIKPDGTYVDCTLGGGGHSSYLLSQLTEGGKLIAFDQDEIAIQNAKEKFSSYGEQFITVKSNFRYLSEKLHELGITEVDGILFDLGVSSPQLDTPERGFSYHHDAPLDMRMDQDAPLTAYDVVNSWSYEQLVRIFFQYGEEKFSKQIARKIEAYRENKAIETTGELVELIKEGIPAPARRTGGHPAKRVFQAIRIAVNDELKVFEEALESAIEMVKPGGRVSVITFHSLEDRICKTTFKRNSTTPQLPPGLPIIPDEFKPKLKLITRKPILPSDIELEENNRARSAKLRIAEKR; encoded by the coding sequence ATGTTTAAACACGTAACAGTGCTTTTGAAGGAAACAGTAGACGGCTTAGATATAAAGCCAGATGGTACATATGTAGATTGTACACTGGGGGGAGGAGGACATAGTTCTTATTTATTATCCCAATTAACTGAAGGTGGAAAATTAATCGCGTTTGATCAAGATGAGATAGCAATTCAAAATGCGAAAGAAAAATTTTCTTCATACGGTGAGCAATTCATAACAGTAAAGAGTAATTTTCGTTATTTATCTGAAAAACTACACGAATTAGGTATAACAGAAGTAGACGGTATTTTATTTGATTTAGGAGTTTCATCTCCACAATTAGATACACCAGAGCGTGGCTTTAGCTATCATCATGATGCACCGTTAGATATGCGAATGGATCAAGATGCCCCATTAACAGCATATGATGTTGTAAATAGCTGGTCATATGAACAACTTGTAAGAATTTTCTTCCAGTATGGTGAAGAGAAATTTTCAAAACAAATAGCAAGAAAAATTGAAGCATATCGTGAGAATAAAGCTATTGAAACGACAGGAGAATTAGTAGAACTAATTAAAGAGGGGATTCCAGCTCCTGCTCGTAGAACGGGCGGACATCCTGCGAAGCGAGTGTTCCAAGCAATCCGTATTGCTGTAAATGATGAATTGAAAGTATTTGAGGAAGCGTTGGAATCTGCAATTGAGATGGTTAAGCCAGGTGGAAGGGTTAGTGTTATAACATTCCATTCTTTAGAAGATCGTATTTGTAAAACAACGTTTAAGAGAAATAGTACAACGCCACAATTGCCGCCAGGATTACCAATTATTCCTGATGAATTTAAACCGAAATTAAAGCTTATTACAAGAAAACCGATTTTACCTTCTGATATAGAGTTAGAAGAAAATAATCGAGCGCGTTCTGCGAAATTGAGAATCGCTGAAAAACGATAA
- the bshC gene encoding bacillithiol biosynthesis cysteine-adding enzyme BshC, with translation MEIKEISVPQQGVVADYMNGKKEIQSCFDYMLTEDAFKQRVQDLREREFFRQDLVAHLLEYNTKLQAGEATIQNVKALGDENTYVVIAGQQAGLLTGPLYTIHKIISVLQLAREKEESLGVKVVPVFWIAGEDHDMDEINHTFVTKNKKIKKTIFHDRNPKKASASESELSLEDCRKWIEEIFKTYPETNFTKDVLQFIDDSLGKSNTYVDFFAHLIMQMFVNSGLILVDSHHPELRKLELPFFKQIVGKYKEVQEGLHNQQEVIKELGYKPIIETKSNAVHIFMEIDDERVLLEDDQGKFVGKDGAYSFSYEELIEEMERSPERFSNNVVTRPLMQEYVFPTLAFIGGPGELAYWSELQQVFHTIGFRMPPVVPRITITYIERDIATDLHDLQLQESDPFVNNIDNLRENWLSNQIEEPIDERFVEAKKEIMDIHASLQQFVKKIDPGLSGFAGKNEFKINEQIELLERMLKRNVEKKHEVQLNKFRRIQFALRPLEAPQERVWNVCYYLNQFGLDFIDRVMEKTFSWDGKHHVIKL, from the coding sequence ATGGAGATAAAAGAAATCTCTGTTCCGCAACAAGGTGTTGTAGCGGACTATATGAACGGTAAAAAAGAGATACAGTCGTGTTTTGATTATATGTTAACAGAAGATGCTTTTAAACAGCGTGTACAAGATTTGCGTGAGAGGGAGTTTTTCCGCCAAGATTTAGTAGCGCATTTATTAGAATATAATACAAAATTACAAGCGGGAGAAGCTACAATTCAAAATGTAAAAGCGCTTGGAGATGAAAATACATATGTTGTTATAGCTGGACAACAAGCCGGGTTATTAACTGGACCACTTTATACAATTCATAAAATTATTTCAGTTTTACAGCTTGCGAGGGAAAAGGAAGAAAGTTTAGGTGTTAAAGTTGTTCCTGTTTTCTGGATTGCTGGTGAAGACCATGATATGGATGAAATTAATCATACTTTTGTAACGAAGAATAAAAAAATAAAAAAGACTATTTTTCATGATCGTAATCCGAAAAAAGCGAGTGCTTCAGAGTCCGAGCTTTCTCTGGAAGACTGTAGAAAGTGGATTGAAGAAATTTTCAAAACATACCCTGAAACGAATTTTACAAAGGATGTACTGCAATTTATTGATGATTCTTTGGGGAAATCGAATACGTATGTAGATTTCTTTGCTCATCTTATTATGCAAATGTTCGTGAATTCTGGTTTAATTCTTGTCGATTCGCATCATCCAGAATTAAGAAAATTAGAATTGCCGTTTTTCAAACAAATTGTAGGTAAGTATAAAGAAGTGCAAGAGGGGCTTCATAACCAACAGGAAGTAATTAAAGAATTAGGATATAAACCGATTATTGAAACGAAGTCTAATGCAGTGCATATATTCATGGAAATTGATGACGAGCGAGTGTTACTTGAAGACGATCAAGGGAAGTTTGTTGGGAAAGATGGAGCGTATTCCTTTTCGTATGAAGAATTGATTGAAGAGATGGAAAGAAGCCCGGAACGTTTTAGTAATAATGTTGTAACGCGCCCTCTTATGCAAGAGTATGTATTCCCTACGCTGGCGTTTATTGGAGGTCCGGGGGAATTAGCTTATTGGAGTGAATTGCAACAAGTCTTCCATACTATCGGTTTCCGAATGCCACCTGTCGTTCCGCGTATTACAATCACTTATATAGAGAGGGATATAGCGACAGATTTACACGATTTACAATTGCAAGAGAGTGATCCGTTTGTAAATAACATAGATAATTTGCGTGAAAACTGGCTATCTAATCAAATAGAGGAACCGATAGATGAACGATTTGTAGAGGCGAAAAAAGAAATAATGGATATTCATGCGTCATTACAACAGTTTGTGAAGAAAATAGATCCGGGGTTAAGTGGGTTTGCAGGGAAAAATGAATTCAAAATTAATGAACAAATTGAGCTGTTGGAAAGAATGTTGAAAAGAAATGTTGAGAAAAAACATGAAGTACAGCTAAATAAATTCCGCCGCATACAATTTGCACTTCGTCCATTAGAAGCGCCGCAAGAGCGAGTGTGGAATGTATGTTACTATTTAAATCAGTTCGGCTTGGATTTCATTGATCGTGTAATGGAAAAAACGTTTTCTTGGGATGGAAAACATCATGTGATAAAACTATAG
- the panE gene encoding 2-dehydropantoate 2-reductase, whose amino-acid sequence MKMKIGVVGPGAIGLLYAFYLQKSNQDVTLFTRTAKQAEELNATGITCIREGKRETVFPPVLSIESMLDQQLDYIFIAVKQYHITDILPFVRGESSLIFLQNGMSHLHAMQKIGNENIAVGIVEHGAKKEERHTVYHTGIGVTKFGIVHGRSIHFEKIFNCFPFPHFPIRIEDDWKDVMHKKLVVNVCINPLTALLQVQNGELITNPFFHRMMEQVFQEVVFLVKEEKEMVWEMVRHVCERTSHNTSSMLADVRANRQTEIGAIVGYVLEEAKKQQQSVPTLQFLFDAIKGLEVKV is encoded by the coding sequence GTGAAAATGAAAATCGGAGTTGTGGGACCAGGAGCTATCGGTCTATTGTATGCATTTTATTTACAAAAAAGTAATCAAGATGTTACGTTGTTTACAAGGACAGCTAAACAGGCTGAGGAATTGAATGCAACGGGTATAACTTGTATTAGGGAGGGGAAACGTGAAACGGTATTCCCGCCTGTTTTATCAATAGAAAGCATGCTAGACCAGCAGCTAGATTATATATTTATTGCTGTTAAGCAATATCATATAACTGACATACTACCTTTTGTACGAGGGGAATCCTCATTAATCTTTTTACAAAACGGAATGTCGCACCTTCATGCTATGCAGAAAATAGGGAATGAAAATATTGCAGTTGGAATTGTAGAGCATGGTGCAAAAAAAGAAGAAAGACATACCGTTTATCATACAGGGATAGGTGTAACGAAGTTTGGAATCGTGCACGGCCGGTCTATACATTTTGAAAAAATATTTAATTGCTTTCCTTTTCCTCATTTTCCGATTCGAATAGAAGATGATTGGAAGGATGTTATGCATAAAAAATTAGTAGTTAATGTATGTATCAATCCGTTGACAGCATTATTACAAGTCCAGAACGGAGAGCTGATTACGAACCCATTTTTTCATCGGATGATGGAGCAAGTGTTTCAGGAAGTCGTTTTTCTTGTTAAAGAAGAAAAAGAAATGGTATGGGAAATGGTACGTCACGTATGTGAAAGAACGTCTCATAATACATCGTCTATGCTAGCGGATGTAAGAGCGAATAGACAAACGGAAATTGGTGCGATTGTTGGATATGTATTAGAAGAAGCTAAGAAACAACAACAATCCGTTCCGACACTTCAATTTTTATTCGATGCAATAAAAGGATTAGAAGTAAAAGTATAA
- a CDS encoding N-acetyltransferase encodes MGFPKVERLLINYKTLDEFKKFKGCGAQELSMLEELQANIIENDSESPFYGIYYGGSLIARMSLYMKRNGGEPFEITGTYLELYKLEVLPTFQKQGFGEMLVNYAKGLQFPIKTIARIHSAGFWDKLNFQPISVPDGDFYVWQPETNLNAVTNEESA; translated from the coding sequence ATGGGATTCCCAAAAGTTGAGCGCTTGCTCATCAATTATAAAACATTAGACGAATTTAAAAAATTTAAAGGTTGCGGAGCTCAAGAACTATCCATGTTAGAAGAATTACAAGCAAACATTATCGAAAACGATAGTGAATCTCCATTTTACGGTATTTATTATGGTGGATCACTAATTGCACGTATGAGTTTATATATGAAAAGGAACGGCGGGGAACCATTCGAAATTACAGGTACTTACCTAGAACTCTATAAACTTGAAGTGTTACCAACTTTCCAAAAACAAGGATTCGGAGAAATGCTTGTAAATTATGCGAAGGGGCTACAATTCCCGATTAAAACGATCGCACGTATCCATTCAGCTGGTTTTTGGGATAAATTAAATTTCCAACCTATATCAGTACCTGATGGTGATTTTTATGTTTGGCAACCAGAAACAAATTTGAATGCGGTTACAAATGAAGAATCTGCATAA